TGCAAATACCGAGTTCCGGCCGCCTGCATTCAATCAGTCGGTCTTACACGTTCTTGCCACCAATATCATTCCATCACTAACGGTCAGACAATCGTTGTCTTGCTATCAAACCCCGAAGACTTCCCATTGTCGATGTTTGCACTCCTGATATACTTTCCCACAGTTTCCAATTTGTTCACTTCTTACGTATGGACTATGCTCTCTTTAATTATTCATCACCATTTTTCTATTCTATCGAAAATTTTCAATGATTGTGGAGTTTTGGAAAGCACGTCATTGTGAAAAATGGTGTTGTGAGTTTTCAATCATCTAAATAGGAATCTTTTCTCCGatatatgaataatagtTTGACATGTTTCTGTTGGTTTATTGGAGAATTCAATTAAGCTTAAAATGATGGGACACCAGTGAAATGTATTCTTAAGCCCCTTCATCTGTGTTCAACATTAAACGAGCAAATAAGATCGTTTACTCTTCATGATCTATCCATACTTTATTCATCTTATACCCACAATGGTCAAATCTCAACACCAGAATCTTAAATCTTGAGATCTAAAATCCCTACCAGTTTGGTGAGCTCGATCACTTTCTAAGAATTCTATGTCCCGTTAAATTTCCACCGCTGTGGGCTATTCATGGGTGTCCTAAGGGACGTTAGCACGGCTAGTTCCACAAATCGAAATGATATTCGTTTTGTAATCTAATAATTAGTATGCGATAAGAATGGCAAATGGTGCAATACCGATGGATCAATTTTTTCCGCATCGAACACGCTTAGTGGCGGTATGAGACTTCTCTTGCGTATAAACTAGGTCTTGTAACTTTTGCCATGCCTCATTTTCACTTCACATCTCTTGGTATTCTCTTAATTCAACATTCAGTCTTGGAGAAATGGGGTTTTCATCTTTGAAAAGCCGCCTCTTTCCTCGGCAGCCGGAGGGCAACGTCACCCCCGCATCTGTCGATCACGAAAATGATGGGGCAGCATCAAGTGTTACTGGCACCGACGAAATCAGTAAATCTATTGAGGAAAATGGTATTCCAACTGAGAAAATCAATCCCGAAACGAATGTTAAAGAGTCCTCACCCATCGTCGAAAGCTCACCTCTCGATATCGAAAAGGCGACACCAGAATCAGGAAGgtttggtgatgatgatccaTTACTTAAAGATATCCCATGGCAAGTTCGCCGAATTGTCAGTCTCGAGGATGATCCTACCGAACCTACAATCACGTTCCGCTATTTCCTTCTAACTCTGATATTCGTCGCACCAGGAGCTTTCTTATCGCAAATGAGCCATTTCCGTACGACATCCGCTCCATACTCGGTCTTCTTCGTTCAAATTTGTTCCAATTATGTTGGTGTTTGGCTGGCAAAGGTCCTTCCAGCTAAGACCATCTGGTTACCATTTGGAGGAAGCTTTAGTCTGAATCCGGGTCCGTGGGGAACAAAGGAACATGTATTGGTTACCATTTCCGCAGCATCTGGTGCCACTTACAACCTGGCCTACGCCCCAATTTCTATCGCTGAGCTCTACTTTGGAATTACTATTCACCCAGCAGTTGCGATATTCTTTATGTGGTCTGTAGTGTACATTGGGTATTCTTTTGCAGCCATTGCTAGACAATTTTTGCTCTATGATCCTGTATACCCATGGTATCAAGCGTAAGTTCTTGTTTTTTTACAGCTGGGCATGGCGAGAAAATTAGGGAATGATTATCGCTAACTTCGAATTTCAATAGACTCTGTCAGACTGCTCTGTTCGAAACtcaaaagaagcaaagacAGCATCCATCCCGTGTTTCAAAGAAACAGATGAGAGTATTCTTTGGAGTTCTTGCAGGAATCACTTTATGGCAATTCCTCCCAGAGTTTGTGTTTCCAATGCTTGGTTCTTTGGCATTCCTCTGTTGGGTTGCTCCAAAGAACAAGGTTGCGAATTTCATGGGCTCAGGTTTGGGAGGAATGGGTTTCTTAAATCTAACACTTGATTGGTCAAGTATTGCTAGTTTGAGTAACTCCAACAGCTTGTTTGTAACTCCATGGTGGACTCAAGTCATCATCTTCCTGGCTTTCGTAGTCAACTGTTGGATACTACTTCCAGCCGCAAAATGGGGAAGTCTAGGTAGTTGGAAGCTTGAATTGATGTCTAATCGTCTCTTCATGGGTATGTCACATGTCCCAGAATGGTATGTCTGACAGTTGCTAACAAATTATCAGAAAATGGAACTTCTTATCCTACCACCCACCTCATCACACCTCAAGCCACACTCAATGAGACTGCTTACGAAGAGTATGGGCCAATCTACGTTGGTACCCAACAACTTTGGAATATGTTTTTCGATTATGCAGCATACACTTCCGGCATTAGttggatttttttcttcggaTATACACAAATCAGAGACACACTTAAGAAATTGAACGCCCGCCGTAAAAATAAAGTCGAGGGCGAGACCATCAATCACCAATATGGCGATCAATTGAATGTTCTCCAACGTTCTTATAAAGAAGTTCCATGGTGGTGGTCATTgatcctcttcctcatcacaTTTGTCGTTATGATGGTAATTTTGGGCACCGGCAATCTTTTTATTCCTCTATGGACATATTTCATTGCTGTTCTTACAggtgttgtggttgttgtCCCACTTGGCTGGCTATATGCCCTATCCAATTTCCAACTTCCGATCGGTACCTTCAACGAACTCTTGTATGGTCTGATGGTTAACGCGGTCGACGGACACAAAAATCCTTCGGGTGCATCGGTTTACTCATCCCTCGCTGGTGATGCATGGTATCGTGCACAACTTAtgcttcaagatcaaaaaatCGGTCACTACATGCATATCCCTCCTCGAGACACCTTCTTCGCCCAAGTCTTCGGTTGTTTTATTGGTATTCCAATCAATTACGGCGTCGTAAAATGGGTACTCAGTACAAAGGCGGATTATTTGAGCGGTGCTGTAACGGATCCAACACATCAATGGACTGGACAAGGTCTCGCTACTACCTTGACTACTAGTACACAATACGTTCTCATCGGACCTTTACGCCTCTTCCAGTTGCCTATTTTCAAACCTCTTCCATACGGGTTTCTTGTTGGGGCAATACTTCCAGGCATCATCTATGCTCTCCATCGTCGCTTCCCCAAAGCTaaatttcatctcttcaatACCACTATTTTCTTCTCCGGTCTTTCTACATTCTATGGAAACATCTCTACTGGATATACTTCTTCCATTATTGGTGGTTTCATTGTCGCCTACTGGGCgtatagatatagatatgaGCTGTGGGCACGATATAATTATATCCTTGCCGCTGCTTTCGATGCAGGATTCAATTTAAACATgttattgattttcttgttctttggCGCAGGAAAGGTCGTTACCATGCCAAATTGGTGGGGCAACAATGCAGATAGTACAGATAGATGTTTTGCTTTGGAGTAATTGGGATGTATGATGGCATGGTTTACGGACATGAAAGACCCACTGGATGAACGTGGTGTTATGAAACTCGATCTgagataatgataatgaagatattttattaaaatttcgGTGCTTCTATTTGAATTACCTCGTGCATATGACTTCTTAATTATTGCAAGATAGCACTATCCTTTCGGACTTCATTGCCCCCACTATTAGCTGTATTGTTGACACCAGttccattcttcaaataaCAATACTCCCCATTCTTTATTACCATACTGACCGCCCTACATAACCCTCCTCCTACGTCGATCCCACCTTGCAGATTTGTCGAGTAACCCGCGTTATACTCTGCGCAGGCCATTATGCACTGGTTTAGATCTGgcatatatatcttcatgatGTCATGGATACCTGGATTTCCATATTGAGCGCCAGACGGATAGTTCGTGTAACAGGCGACGCGAAAAGTCTGAGCCGTTCCTGATAGATTGATAGCTGAACCCTCTGAAGAGAGCGGCTGAACAAGAGAATCATTGAAGGTGGAAAATTCATCGGAGCAATGGGAAATTGGTGCAGTAGACACTGATGGAGTAGATGGCAGGGATGATGTTGTAGATGGTGAAgctatatttgaattatccATAAACAATCCTGAGCTTGTGCTTGAAGGTGCTATCGAGTTTATGATGCTCGTGGAATATATGACGCTTGCTATTGTCGAGCATGCCCCAGCGGCAGAACCATCTACTCCCAAAGTTGTGTCGACACCTGTGCTAAGATATCGGATTAAAAGCTATCCATTGATGTCTCATAGGCTCAAGTTACCTTTTGCAATTATTCCTTTGTGCCGCGATTCCAGCTACTACACCTCCACCTATTCCACCCACGACAACGAGACACAGCAAGACGACCAAAGCCCAAAATGTTTCAACTGACAACCCCGCAATTTGTCTACGCTCTAATATTGTACTCTTTTTACCCTGTATTCCAGAGTGGGTTTCCTTTGATGTTCATTGCCCTGTTTGCTGTGAAGGAGCATATCCCACCTCAAGACCTGGTTGAGTCTCAACGGAAGTGTTCGAGCATAAACCACTATTCGAAAAAGTTTGTTTGTAAGTGTCCATTGGGGTAGGATTATAGAAAGATATCTGAAATCATTCAGTAAAAAAGATTGAAGTATTGAGTTTGCAGGAAGTGGGAAGGGAACTTCTACCAAAGAATCTCTAAATCTAAAAGTATTGCATCGATATTAAAAGGTATGTTGGAAAGATGTGGCATGCGCGCTTGCGTTACACATATCTCACTGAAGGATCTCGACCCCGAAACAAATACGAGGGTGTTAAAGCTCAAGCTTTGTGAGATTGGGGTACAAAAATGTAATCATAAAAGCCGTGCAAAGAAAGGTTTCCAAAAAGCGAGAACGATGCAACGTTCTGTAAAGCAAATAAAGGAACGCGTGAGGCAAGTCAAGTAGGCCGAGTGTTTGAGCATTCACTTGGAGTCACAAAATATGAGGATGCGAACACACGAAAAGACTGATTGCTGTGAACGGAAAAGACTGAAACCAGGTAGGACAGCTTATACTATAGACATAGCGATATTAGAATGGGTGGTTTCGTACTGATCATGATAGGGGCTCAACTCCCGTTTTCTTTCGTGACTGACGAGAGAAAAGTCTCTCCCTTTTGATTAGATatattgagaatgagaagggCATCTGATAGATGTTGAGCTGACTAATAACCTGGCATCTAATCTTATCTAATCTACGATGCCTAAGATCAACAAAAATATTTTGTTACCAAAGCTTTTTGAGCTTCACGATTTGGAAGCTTGAAGAAAGACTTGTATTGTTCCCATCATTGTCTCTTATAACTGTCCCGTTTCAGCAGAATACCATTCGCATAGTCTCCGGTCTGCAGCAAATTCTTGCACTTCGCCAGTTTGTGTCCGCGCACATCCCATTACGTACTTTCTTTGACGCCCTCCTCAAAAGCACAATCATGCCCCTCGACACTTCAACATACTCCCTTGCTCTCCTTCGTCTTGATGGTCGCAGATGGAATGAACTTCGCCGCCTTACAGCACAAATTTCAACCCAACCATCATCCGATGGATCTTCGTATCTTTCAATGGGCAATACCCAAGTACTCTGCACAGTGACCGGTCCTTGCGATCCCTCAAAATTACGATCgattggtggtggtggaagtaACAATGCTGGGGAAAAAGCTGAAGTCAGAGTGGAAATCAGTTTTGCAGGCTTTGCAGGCGTGGATAGGAAGAAGTATGGTAGGAACGATAAGTAAGTCTCCTTCGGTTGCTTTGTCCGCTACATACTGGGGATCTATACTATACTAGTTCGTGTGGAATGGAAACTAATCAGGTCCATTGCAGACGTATACAAGAACTTTCAAACACCTTATCCACAACCTTTactcctcatctcctcacCACTTTGACTTCTCATTCGACAATCCTCATTTCCCTTCACATCTTGTCATTAGATGGCTCACTTCTTTCTGCTCTTATTAATGCCTCAACTCTTGCTTTAATCGATGCTGGTATCCCAATGCCTTCTTATATTTGCGCTTGTACAGCTGGTTCTACATCTTCATACTCGAGTAATGATGAAAAAGCAGACCCATTGTTGGACTTAAATTTGGGCGAGGAGCAAGAATTACCATTCCTCACGGTGGCGACAGCTGGAGAAGGCGATGGTGATGGAGTTGTGGCATTGGTAATGGAGACAAGGGTACAAGCCGGCAGATTGGAGGGCATGTTGGCTGTAGGAGTGGATGGGTGTAAACAGGTCAGAGAGATTCTAGATGGAGTAATTAGGACTAGGgggaagaaaatattgagtGGTGCAATGGCTTAGTAGGGCTAGATATGTATATCATACGAGGGAAGCATACGAGGGAAGAACAGCATCAATAGATGATACCCTGGTGTTTTTATGGCGTCATAACGGTAATGGGATAGGATGGCAGGAATGGAATAACATTACATCAAGGGAACCATGTGATGATTGTCAGAAGTTCGGCGCGTGTCTCATATGTTCACAAAATGAATGATGGAATATTTGTTACTATTACTATGTAAACTGCGAGTGAAATCTGCATGCTTCTACTCCAGGAAAACTCACAAATCCAACTTTCtctcaaaaacttcaaaatttcttgACACAGACCTACTTAAAGTTCTCCATGTTTGATTTCGGGCTCTGGAGTTGGTAGTTCCCAATCTTCCGGAAGCTCCTCAATGATGATCTCAGGCTCATTTGCAGCTTTCGTTTCTGGTTCTGGAGCTGCTTCTTCCACAACAGTTTCCTCAACCTCCTCAGGAATGAGTCCCTCaggaatcttcttcttttcgcCTTCGCCCAGTCTGATAGCGTCAACCCAATTTTCAATTGCCTCGATTGTCACATCTTCAGAAATCAGAGAGTCGCCCTTGCTAGGGAGAGCTCGATACCAGTTTCTTCGTCCATTGAGAGCgatgatttcaatatcacCTTTCAAACCTAAAGCTTCTTTGACTTGCGAGAACCCAGGGTTTTCGGCTTGAAGTATATAAAATGGAAATAAATTTCGTTGGTGTAAATGATGTTTGTGGGAAACTTCGGCTAATGATGTAGAAGCTAAGCCTGTAATTTCGTTTGAGGCATCTGGAAGAAGTGCCAGAATGCATGTAGCGGTCTTAGGACCAAGACAATTCTTTTTGAGGTCGGTTTCGGAAGTCAGGATAGGAATTGCAGGCGCTGGTGGAAGGACAATTGGTTTCTCTGTTTCGACTTCTGGTGATGGTGATTCAGTTGGTTGATTTTCTAATGTTTCATCTGTTTGGGTGACAGGCTTTTCGGATTTGGCGTGAGATGCCGATGCTGCTTCGAAAGACTCCTTTGCTTTTGCGGAAGactttttgtttgttttggatttggaagcTTTAGCCTTTGCTGCTGGTGGATCTGGATTAGGTTCGGCAGCTTGTGTAAGAAATTTGACCATGCCATCCTTCTTTAATTCTCCATCATACACAATTCCTTCAGCTGCTTCACCACCAGGTAACAAAATAAGTGTAGGAAATTTGGTGATGCCAAATAACTCAATGGAAGCTTTCTCTGTGTTTCTGATCTGTGCCACGTTGATACTGCCCTTGAAATCAATGGCAATAGCTTTCAATGTTGCGCTTGTCTTCCCTTTGTCGGTAAATAGAATTGCTTTCGCAGTGTCTTTCGCATCGGCCAAGAAACTCTCCAAATCTTTGTCTGTAACTCTCTTTACAAGATTTGGGATTTTATCGACTACTGCATCGACAATTCCTTTTGCAGTGCGTGGTCCATTGTAATCTTCAACGATTGGCTTTCCGGGTTTGCTTCCAGGTTTAACGATTTTGAGGGTAGGGAAACCTTGAACACCAAATCCTCCGCAGAAAGCTTTATTTGATTCCTCATCGCAATCGACGGCTGCTACTTTTGCGAGACCAGCAAGATTCTTGGCGGCTTTTTCGTAAGCTGGTTGAAGGTTCTTGCAATGTCCACACCATGGAGCATAGAATTCGACAATCTGCACAGGAGAAAGTTAATGACGGATGTGCCGATAGAATgcttgaggatgaggatgaggtgAATGCTTACGGAAGTATGGTTCGATTGAGCGATCAAGCGATCATAGTCCTTTCCATTAATTGACAAAACAGCTGAACTCTTTGGGTACAGTCCAGCATGAACTGCGGGCAAAGCACACAGCAAAGCTGCAGCTGCAGTTGAAATGACTCCAGTATTGACcattttaaataattgtaAATTGTAATTACTACCTGTAGCTGTAGGAgctattgaattttttgtcAATACATgtaagaagaaaagaagactGGAAGTATATGGAAGTGGTGTATTTATGGACGCGAAAAGGCCACAGTCGCAAGATGTGTATTACGACACGAGGTGGAAGAATTTGGATGAGGTATCGTTACTGAATGGAATCCGGGGTAAAATACGCACTAGGCACGCTAGGCTGTCTGTACTGCTATTTTAGTGTTGTCCGTGGAGCGGTGAAACGGCAGAATTCAATTGGTGAGAGGCGGGGTTACCATAGGTATTCCATGGCAAGGCTGGATTTACCGTCCTagcatcgcatcgcatcgccGTGCATTCTCATCATACCATTCACACAGAGAACCCGGGGCAAATTCTTACACTCAACCTCGCTGTCGCTCTCAGCTCAACTGCAAATCATATGTGCAGCGCAAGCTTTCTCATTCGTCTCTAATCATATCCCACCTTGCTTACACTCACCGGGCCACCAATCTTCAACTGGGCAACCATATTCAACAATGGCGTCGCAAATCCCCCCAAAGTTGAAGACCGCAGACTTAACTCGATTTATCATCAAGGCGGCACAACTCGAAAAGGCGAAGCCGGTCATATCATATTGGTGTACGTGTCAAAGTCTTACCGCACAAACCAAACTCTAACATTGCCATCCCCGCAGGTGAATACTGGATCGTCAATCAGATCCTTTCGAAGGGTCTACATACTGGAGATGCAGAGACGCTACAATATACGACTACTTTGATGGAAAAACTTGAGAGGGTATGAAAACCCACTGTATGCGAATCGGACTATAGTTAAATCAAGGCAGATAAAATCAGAGAATCCAGATAACGATGCAATTATGGATGATACTGCAGGCCAAGCATATTGCGAACAGTTTGGCATGGAAATCTTTTCAAGGGCAGATCGAGCCGTGGAAGTAAATAAAGTGACAAAGTACGATCCCAATAATTCTATTCTTCTGCACCTTGGCTGATGATCTCTAGACAAACTGCGGAAACTTTTCAAGCCGCAGCAACCTTCCTGGAACTATTGAATATCTGGTCACCACCGGATGCCGAAACTCAGGCTAAGATCAAATATGCAAAATGGAATGCAGTTCGTATCGTGAAAGCAttgaaggaaggaaaagaccCTAATGAATCCAATCCTAAACCACAACCAGTTCCCAAGGATGAGCTACCACCATTAGATCCAAATGATCCTGAGGTACAATTGTTAGGGGAACAGAAAGCAAGGCAAGCTTCTGTGGAAGATGTCATCGACGAGCAAGATCAATTGGAAGCGAAATTAGCAAGGCAGTCATCAATAGATCGGTCTCTGCACCCCTCTGAGCAAGTTTCAGCTCATGGATCTCCAACCAATAAATCGGCTCCATTTGAACCATATCCTCGAGATGGGTTTCCATATACCGCAGTCCAAGACGATAATGTATCCCCTCTCGAGCCATCCCCGAAAGATAGGAATGGATCTATAGGAGGAGGATATTTTCCAGAAGTTCCAACTTTTACATCAGAACCTCGAGATTCGACTTTACCAACAGCTCCTGCCCCAGATACTACATTCGATCTTGGTTTACCGGATACATCTAGTCTTGCAGCACCTGGAATTTCTCCCGGAATGAGACCTTCTCCGGATTTTCAATCGTTTCCACCCCCAACTTTACCTGGAGAACAACCGTCAGACACAGCACCTCAAGACTTTTATCGTCAGCCTCCACCATTGGGCCAAGGAAATGTACATGCTCCACCTACCAACCAGATTTATCAATCTGAACCTCCCCCGTCAGATACTTTTACAGCACCAATAGTCCCACCAGTCACACAATCCCGCGGTCAATTGAATACAGACGATGAGGCAATTGCCAAAGCACAAAAACATGCAAGATGGGCAATTTCAGCGTTGAATTTTGAGGATGCTGAAACGGCAGTAAAGGAGTTAAGGGCCGCACTACAAACATTGGGTGCGCAATAATTTTAAAGACAAGTGACCctttgaaatttgatgtatttaaatcaataagcGGCAGGCTCACGTGTGGTTTGTGATTTTGCAAAGCAAATACCCAATTGTTATTTAGTATCTTTCATTGGCACATTTTCTACCTAATTCATTGCTCAGTTGAATATTCTTCAGGCCCACTATTCAGGTTCTAAACTCATATCCTTTTTCTGACTTCCAGCTTCACTACCAATTGCAATGCAGTTCTCACACCTTCATATCCAGCCTGGTTCTCAACGTTCTGCACTATCAGGAACATTGATATAGTCTAGTATTATGAGAATCCATGATTACTGAATATGAGACCTTTTGAATTTTACTGTACTTAGGCCAATTGGCTTTAATGTGTTGACAttgttt
The Botrytis cinerea B05.10 chromosome 5, complete sequence DNA segment above includes these coding regions:
- the Bcski6 gene encoding Bcski6 produces the protein MPLDTSTYSLALLRLDGRRWNELRRLTAQISTQPSSDGSSYLSMGNTQVLCTVTGPCDPSKLRSIGGGGSNNAGEKAEVRVEISFAGFAGVDRKKYGRNDKRIQELSNTLSTTFTPHLLTTLTSHSTILISLHILSLDGSLLSALINASTLALIDAGIPMPSYICACTAGSTSSYSSNDEKADPLLDLNLGEEQELPFLTVATAGEGDGDGVVALVMETRVQAGRLEGMLAVGVDGCKQVREILDGVIRTRGKKILSGAMA